A segment of the Ipomoea triloba cultivar NCNSP0323 chromosome 1, ASM357664v1 genome:
acatgttgatgttgggagtaAGCGATGCGGTCATTTGTAGAGCTTTTTTCGCTACCTTAGTCGGTAAAGCGGCCGAATGGTTCAAGGGTTTGGAGCAGGGGTCGATCAGGGACTTCGGTCAGTTGGCCGATAAGTTTGTAAAGCGTTTCGCTGCAAGTAAATCAAGAAAGAAATCTTACTACGACCTCATAGTTAATCCCCCCCGAACCTATGAAGAGGCCATCACCAGAGCTAGGCATCATGCAGATGCCACCGAAGCTAACATGGCAAAGAGACGCGATGAGCAGCCGGTCAATCGGGACAGAGGCCACgatcaaaggaaaaataaaccacCGTTCAAACACGTCAAACAATACGATCGATCAGAAAGTGTACCACGTTTCACTCCATTGAACAGACCCCTGGTGGAAGTCTTGCAGTTTGCCGAGCAATGCAATCTGATCCACCCACCGGAGCCGATACCCGAGGGGGAGGACAAGAGAAAGTATTGTGCTTTCCACAGAGTCAAGGGACACAATACTTCGGAGTGCATGGCCTTGCGCATGCTCATTGAACAACTCATTCAGAAGGGGGAGTTGAggcaatttgtgatgaaggAGGATAGAAACCAAGGAAAAACGGAAAGGAATGTGATGAAAAGGAATCTCGAAAGGCACGACAAAGCATTTGTCCCACCTGGGTCAGTTGACGAGAAGGCGGTCGGAAAGAAACCAGTGATCCACGTCATCTACGGGGGCCCTGAAGGAGGCGACTCTTCACGGCAAAGGAAGCAATGGGCGAGAAACTTATACGTTGGGACGATTCATTCGGAACCCCGAGAGAAGAGAAAACGTACAGAGCCAATACTTTTCAGTGACGATGATCTACCACTCCATGGGGAAGCCCAAAATGATCCACTCGTCATCACACTAGATGTCAATGGAACGGATGTCCAGCGGGTGCTGGTTGACACGGGGAGCTCGGTGAACatcttatattttgatgtttttgcTCTGTTGGGTCTATCCACCGATCAGTTAACCCCCATTCGGACCCCGCTGTCTGGTTTCACCGGTGACTCAATAGAAGCAGAGGGAGTCATCAGCTTGAATGTGGAGTTGGGCAGCCAACCAAATGTGTTGAAGACTACCATAGACTTTGTGGTAGTGAAATTGAAGTGTGTTCACAACGCCATACTTGGGCGACCAGGTATCACTCGCGCAGCTGCTGTTATATCCATGAACCACTTGTGCATGAAGTTCCATACACCCAATGGGATTGGAGTGGTTCGAGGAGACCAACGTGCTGCTCGGCAGTGCTACGTGCGAGCAGTCAAACAGTCGGACCGGGAGGAAGGAAGGATTCACACCATATCCCAACAGGTAGACCGCGGGGAAGAGAGGGAAAAACCGCAACCTGCCTCAGAATTGGAAGAGATAGTACTTGACTCCGACCAACCAGAAAGGGTGGTTAAAATCGGTCGGGGACTCCCTACAGACCTACGTGAGGACATCATCGGAGTGTTGCAGAAGTACAAAGACATTTTTGCTTGGGGACCGGAAGACATGCCCGGGGTTGATCGGTCTGTCATTTGCCATCTCTTATCAATTTAACCGGGTTCGAAACcggtcaagcaaaagaaaaggcacctgTCAAGCGAAAGGAGAGAATTCGTGAAAAAGGAGACCGCCACCCTCTTGTCGGTAGGGCACATCCGAGAGGTCCTCTACCCGGAGTGGTTAGCCAACGTAGTCCTCGCGCCTAAACCGCCAACATGGAGAATGTGCGTTGACTACACCGATTTAAACAAAGCTTGCCCGAAGGATCCATATCCCTTACCAAATCCcgaccagatggttgatgaaacgGCCGGGTGTGAGCTGCtaagtttcatggacgccttcaaaggataccatcagatcttcatgagcaaggaagatgaagagaagactgctttcatcaCTCCAGATGGAGTGTTCTGTTACGTGGTAATGGCGTTTGGTTTACGGAACTCTAGAGCTACGTACCAAAGGATGGTGAACAAATTGTTTAAGGGTTTGCTCGGATCAACTATGGaagcatatgtggatgacatgctcatcAAGAGTCGACTGAAAGAAACTCATCATACTGACCTTGCCCAGGCATtcaaggtgatggaaactttcaacctgcgtctgaacccaagtaagtgtacttttgctgttcagacgggaaaattcttggggttcatgatgacggggCGGGGGATCGAGCCAAACCCTGAGAAGGTAAAGGCGATAATGGAGATGCAACCCCCCCGATCGGTCAAGGATGTTGCGATAATGGAGATGCAACCCCCCCGATCGGTCAAGGATGTTCAGCGACTGACCGGTCGGCTAGCAGCGCTTAGCCGTTTCCTATCCAAACTGACCGGTCGGCTAGCAGCGCTTAGCCGTTTCCTATCCAAGTCGGCCGATCGGCTAGCAGCGCTTAGCCGTTTCCTATCCAAGTCGGCCGAAAAGTCTTTGCCGTTCTTTCagattttgaaaaaatcaaatggctTTGAGTGGACATCGGCGTGTCAATCGGCttttgaagatttgaaggtATACTTGAGCTCTGCACCAGTCCTCTCGAAGCCAGAAAAAGATGAGGTCTTATTCGTTTATTTGGCCGTGTCCGACCGAGCGGTCAGTTCTGTGCTTGTCCGTGAAGAAACAAAGGGAATTCAGAAGCCGATCTACTACGTGAGCAAAGCTCTTCAGGGAGCTGAGCTgaggtacacaaaatttgagaagaccgCGTTGGCGCTCTGGGTGACGGCCAGAAGACTTGCAGCTTACTTCCAAGCTCACCCGATAGTAGTGCTAACCGATCAACCGTTGGGGACGATCCTCAGGAATCCAACGTCATCAGGACAATTgatcaaatgggccatgatgctCACCCAGTTCGCGATTGAGTATAAGCCCCGTCCTGCCATCAAGGGTCAAGCATTGGCTGATTTCATCGTCGAATGCACTGCACGCGATCCGGAACCTGACCGACCGACTGCCCTAGAAGAACCATGGTGGGAAGTTTCTACTGATGGGTCGTCAAGTAAGAAGGGATGTGGGGGTGGAATTGTGCTCACATCCCCCGAGGGCTTCAAGATTTATCAAGCCTTGATCTTCAAATTTCAACCTACCAACAACGAAGCAGAATACGAAGCACTCATAGGCGGGTTGCGATTGGCCAAGCAGATGAAGGCCGAACGGTTAAGGGCACGATCAGACTCCCGGTTGATAATCGGACAGCTATCCAGCACGATCGATGCAAAGGAGGATCGAATGATACAGTACAAGGATATTGCGCTCgaattgttgcaacaattcaaaaaatacgagctgatccaagtatcaaggatggagaacacggacgctgacatgctctccaagttgACTCAGGAAGCTCCTGAATACGTGTCCAAGATTGCACGTATTGAAGAAATTGAAGTGCCAAGCATTGATGTCATAGAAGTCCAACCGGTCGAGATAGGCGAACCAGATTGGATGTACGACTTGAAGAATTACATCACCAACGGCACTCTACCTGACGACTCCTcccgggcaaagaaagttaagtTGAGGGCACCGCGCTTTCAATTGGTTGATGATAGGCTCTACAAAAGATCATATGGCGGACCGCTGCTCCGATGCTTAACCAGCGACGAGGCAAAAGTAGTGATGGAAGAAGTTCATGAAGGGATCTGTTCTGCCCATCAAGGACTAAGAACACTCGCGCAAAAGATCATTCTGATGGGTTACTATTGGCCTTCGATCAACCTGGATTGCGAGTAGTACGTTCGACGATGCGCCACTTGTCAAGAATTTCACAAGTTACCCGGTCGACCAGCCACCTACTATCAACCAGTCAGCGAAGTAATACCTTTTGCAAGGTGGGGTGTGGATCTGATCGGAGCATTCCCGATGGCAGCCGGACGAAAAAAGTATGTGATAGTGGCGATTGACTACTTCACTAAGTGGGTGGAAGCAAAAGCGTTGGCAACCATCACTTCTCAACAGTGTCAAAAGTTCCTTTGGAAAAATGTGATTACTCGCTTCGGGGTACCTGTTCAATTGATCACAGACAACGGGACGCAATTTGACAGCCGGCCGTTTAAGAACTTTATGGCTCATTTGGGCATAAAGCATACCCGAGTGGCCGTAGCATACCCGCAAGCAAATGGTCAAGTGGAGAACACCAACCGGACGATTTTGGATGGattgaaaaagaagttgcaaACTGCAGGCCGAGGTTGGGTTGATGAACTTTCATATGTTCTTTGGACATACCGAACCACCCCGCGTCGGGCGACGAATGAGACACCCTTCTCGCTGACATATGGATTCGAGGCAAGAGTCCCGATTGAAGCATGGCTCCCTACCACCCGAGAAAAAAATTACGATCCTgaagtgaatgatgagatgcaAGGTACGGAACTCAATTTCATAGACGAAAAAAGGGACATGGCAGCTCGAAGGTTAATAGAATATCAGAGGAATGCCAAAGTAGCCCATGACGATCGAGTGAACCCACGGTATTTCCAAGTAGGAGATCTGGTCCTTCGAGTGAACCCACGGTATTTCCAAGTAGGAGATCTGGTCCTACGGCGGAGGGAAGCTTATTTCCAAGTAGGAGATCTGGTCCTACGGCGGAGGGAAGCTAGCAACCAAGTAGGAGATCTGGTCCTACGGCGGAGGGAAGCTAGCAAACCGACTGATCACGGAAAATTTGCCAAGAAATGGGAAGGACCCTACAAGGTCTCTACAATGGTTCAGCCAGGTACCTATAAGTTAGAGACTCTTTCTGGTCGATTAGTCGCCCGAGTGTGGAACTCTGAGCACCTTATTAAATTTCACAAGTAGTTTGGTTGTTGGAATGTAACTTGCATCTAGAATAGTTAAGTCGCagtgttttttgaatttttcacTATAATCTTGTTTGATgtaagtcaaaaaaaaaaaaaaaaaaaaaaaaaaaacaccgacctgcacgaattttcgtttggggttgtgctCGACCTggacgaatcttcgtttggggttgtgttcgacctgcacgtttggggttgtgtttgacctgcacgtttggggttttgttcgacctgcacgtttggggttgtgttcaacctgcacgtttggggttgtgtttgACCTGCatgtttggggttgtgttcaacctgcacgtttggggttttgttcgacctgcacgtttggggttgtgttcgacctgcacgtttggggttgtgtttgacctgcacgtttggggttttgttcgacctgcacgtttggggttgtgtCCAACCTGCACGTTTAGGGTTGTGTttgacctgcacgtttggggttgtgttcaacctgcacgtttggggttttgttcgacctgcacatttggggttgtgttcaacctgcacgtttggggttgtgtttgacctgcacgtttggggttgtgttcaacctgcacgtttggggttttttttcgacctgcacgtttggggttgtgttcaacctgcacgtttggggttgtgtttgacctgcacgtttggggttgtgatcaacctgcacgtttggggttttgtttgacctgcacgaatctccgtttggggttttgttcaacctgcacgaatcttcgtttggggttttgttcgacatgCACGAGTAAATGTAACCATCAGAGCAGCCAAGTTGTGCAAGTTTGTTAGCAGCGAGAGTTGGATGGAAGAATATACTACTTGAAAAactgcaagaaagcatagagaagcttgaatattatcTTATGTCAAGATGGTTGATCGGTCGACCAACACCTTGGAAGCCTTGCAACCTGCAACAATCGACAACCACTTCAATGTCAAACGACTTGCGACTGACAAAGTGACATGTTGACCGACCATCCACTTGAAAGACAAGCAACTTGCACGGGACTATCAACGATACCAAGCGACTTGCACCAAGATAGAGTCGCCAGAGCAAC
Coding sequences within it:
- the LOC116011573 gene encoding uncharacterized protein LOC116011573, with amino-acid sequence MTVEESSTGSAQHRDAHLADRRARPVGRVSDRRTNRVGDQPVREERQLGEEDSPRLQMARMQERIDRLQQELRQRVGAGKEPSYSLVATPFTDDIMNAHYPQDLQIPLAHTYSGRYDPQEHVDMYYGNMLMLGVSDAVICRAFFATLVGKAAEWFKGLEQGSIRDFGQLADKFVKRFAASKSRKKSYYDLIVNPPRTYEEAITRARHHADATEANMAKRRDEQPVNRDRGHDQRKNKPPFKHVKQYDRSESVPRFTPLNRPLVEVLQFAEQCNLIHPPEPIPEGEDKRKYCAFHRVKGHNTSECMALRMLIEQLIQKGELRQFVMKEDRNQGKTERNVMKRNLERHDKAFVPPGSVDEKAVGKKPVIHVIYGGPEGGDSSRQRKQWARNLYVGTIHSEPREKRKRTEPILFSDDDLPLHGEAQNDPLVITLDVNGTDVQRVLVDTGSSVNILYFDVFALLGLSTDQLTPIRTPLSGFTGDSIEAEGVISLNVELGSQPNVLKTTIDFVVVKLKCVHNAILGRPGITRAAAVISMNHLCMKFHTPNGIGVVRGDQRAARQCYVRAVKQSDREEGRIHTISQQVDRGEEREKPQPASELEEIVLDSDQPERVVKIGRGLPTDLREDIIGVLQKYKDIFAWGPEDMPGVDRSVICHLLSI
- the LOC116011589 gene encoding uncharacterized protein LOC116011589, giving the protein MAFGLRNSRATYQRMVNKLFKGLLGSTMEAYVDDMLIKSRLKETHHTDLAQAFKILKKSNGFEWTSACQSAFEDLKVYLSSAPVLSKPEKDEVLFVYLAVSDRAVSSVLVREETKGIQKPIYYVSKALQGAELRYTKFEKTALALWVTARRLAAYFQAHPIVVLTDQPLGTILRNPTSSGQLIKWAMMLTQFAIEYKPRPAIKGQALADFIVECTARDPEPDRPTALEEPWWEVSTDGSSSKKGCGGGIVLTSPEGFKIYQALIFKFQPTNNEAEYEALIGGLRLAKQMKAERLRARSDSRLIIGQLSSTIDAKEDRMIQYKDIEAPEYVSKIARIEEIEVPSIDVIEVQPVEIGEPDWMYDLKNYITNGTLPDDSSRAKKVKLRAPRFQLVDDRLYKRSYGGPLLRCLTSDEAKVVMEEVHEGICSAHQGLRTLAQKIILMGYYWPSINLDCE